In a single window of the Methanofollis ethanolicus genome:
- the cbiG gene encoding cobalt-precorrin 5A hydrolase, whose protein sequence is MTTAVIALEHFEDEARRLAAAIEGEFLPYAPDVFERAFAGFDRIVALMSAGIAVRKCAPLLATKWRDPAVVVVSPDLRFAVPVLGGHHGANDLAREIGAAIGAVPVISTATEALGRPCVEGVAAATGTVIANPPSTLPVNAAMLDGDVPVYTVGGPAIVVASSAVSVLVRGGEYVVGVGCRRGVPAAAVEAAIRSALAEVGVGQDEVLVYATTEKKRDEPGLRDGVAALGGVLLCLPDATLNALTPPSPSRAGLIGLVGVAEPAVLALARRGELVLKKHVYGDVTVAIGR, encoded by the coding sequence ATGACGACGGCGGTCATCGCGCTGGAGCACTTCGAGGACGAGGCCAGGCGGCTTGCGGCGGCGATCGAGGGAGAGTTCCTCCCGTACGCCCCCGACGTCTTCGAGCGTGCCTTCGCCGGCTTTGACCGGATCGTCGCCCTGATGTCGGCCGGGATCGCGGTGCGGAAGTGCGCCCCCCTCCTGGCCACCAAGTGGCGGGACCCGGCGGTCGTCGTCGTGAGTCCTGACCTCCGCTTTGCGGTCCCGGTCCTCGGCGGCCACCACGGGGCGAACGACCTCGCCCGCGAGATCGGGGCGGCGATCGGCGCCGTGCCGGTCATCTCGACGGCGACCGAGGCCCTGGGCCGCCCCTGCGTCGAGGGCGTGGCGGCCGCGACCGGCACCGTCATCGCGAACCCCCCATCCACCCTGCCGGTGAACGCCGCCATGCTCGACGGCGACGTGCCCGTCTATACGGTCGGCGGCCCGGCGATCGTCGTCGCCTCCTCCGCCGTCTCCGTGCTGGTGCGGGGCGGGGAGTACGTCGTCGGCGTCGGGTGCCGGCGGGGCGTGCCGGCGGCCGCGGTCGAGGCGGCGATACGCTCGGCCCTTGCGGAGGTCGGGGTCGGGCAGGATGAGGTGCTCGTGTACGCCACGACCGAAAAGAAACGCGACGAACCGGGCCTTCGAGACGGCGTCGCCGCTCTCGGCGGCGTCCTCCTCTGCCTCCCGGACGCGACGCTCAACGCCCTGACGCCCCCCTCGCCCTCGCGGGCCGGGCTCATCGGGCTTGTCGGGGTCGCCGAACCCGCCGTGCTCGCACTCGCACGCCGGGGCGAACTGGTGCTGAAAAAACATGTCTATGGGGATGTGACCGTTGCAATCGGACGGTGA
- a CDS encoding precorrin-8X methylmutase: protein MYIDPGADTPEGYTISKTSRALARQVIGDRTPEDRIRQRCAISVGDFVMADLVRFRGDAISAGLAALARGAPIVTDIHMVQMGIRKKEHSSEVLCALDFGREISAERGITRSSAGLIALRDRLDGAIVVIGNAPSSLLSLCTMVREEGVRPALVIGMAVGFVNAAESKEELRTLDVPSISTQGTRGGTPPAVAAMNEIVTMHVEQKGGE, encoded by the coding sequence ATGTATATTGATCCGGGGGCAGACACGCCCGAAGGCTACACGATCTCGAAGACGAGCCGCGCCCTCGCCAGACAGGTGATCGGCGATCGGACGCCTGAGGACAGGATCAGGCAGAGGTGCGCGATCTCGGTCGGCGACTTCGTGATGGCTGACCTGGTGCGGTTCAGGGGCGACGCCATCTCTGCCGGGCTTGCGGCCCTCGCCCGCGGCGCCCCGATCGTCACCGACATCCACATGGTGCAGATGGGGATCCGGAAGAAGGAGCACTCGTCCGAGGTGCTCTGCGCCCTGGACTTCGGCCGGGAGATCTCCGCGGAACGGGGGATCACCCGTTCCTCCGCGGGCCTCATCGCATTGCGCGACCGCCTGGACGGCGCGATCGTCGTGATCGGCAACGCCCCTTCGTCCCTCCTCTCCCTCTGCACGATGGTGCGGGAGGAGGGCGTGCGGCCGGCCCTGGTCATCGGGATGGCCGTCGGCTTCGTGAATGCCGCGGAGTCGAAGGAGGAACTGCGCACCCTCGACGTCCCCTCGATCTCGACGCAGGGGACGCGGGGCGGGACGCCGCCCGCGGTGGCGGCGATGAACGAGATCGTCACGATGCATGTGGAGCAAAAAGGTGGGGAGTGA
- the cobM gene encoding precorrin-4 C(11)-methyltransferase — MTKTVYFVGAGPGDPDLITVKGNALLMRADVLIYAGSLVNPALVARSPAPEKYDSWGMKLPEMVGIMQEAADAGKCVVRLHSGDPALYGAIVEQIADLEKAGIEVEVVPGVSSMFGAAAALKTQFTLRGVSESVIVTRPAGATLESDQIAEFARTGATLVVFLGTEHMEEVLAKAACPPETPAAVVYHATWPDQIVVRGTVADIAAKARAAGIERSALIIIGGVVDATRSAYTNSDLYG, encoded by the coding sequence ATGACGAAGACAGTGTATTTTGTCGGCGCAGGGCCGGGCGACCCCGACCTGATCACGGTGAAGGGCAACGCCCTCCTGATGCGGGCCGACGTGCTCATCTATGCGGGGTCGCTCGTGAACCCGGCGCTCGTCGCCAGGTCGCCGGCCCCGGAGAAGTACGACTCCTGGGGCATGAAACTCCCGGAGATGGTCGGGATCATGCAGGAGGCCGCCGACGCCGGGAAGTGCGTCGTCAGGCTCCACTCGGGCGATCCCGCGCTGTACGGCGCGATCGTCGAGCAGATCGCGGACCTGGAAAAGGCCGGGATCGAGGTCGAGGTCGTCCCCGGCGTCTCGTCGATGTTCGGGGCGGCCGCCGCCCTGAAGACCCAGTTCACCCTCCGGGGCGTCTCAGAGTCGGTGATCGTCACGCGGCCCGCGGGCGCGACCCTGGAGAGCGACCAGATCGCCGAGTTCGCACGGACCGGGGCGACGCTGGTCGTCTTCCTGGGGACTGAGCACATGGAGGAGGTGCTCGCCAAGGCCGCCTGCCCGCCGGAGACCCCGGCGGCCGTCGTGTACCACGCCACCTGGCCAGACCAGATCGTGGTGCGGGGCACGGTCGCCGACATCGCGGCGAAGGCGCGGGCGGCCGGGATCGAGCGTTCGGCCCTGATCATCATCGGCGGCGTGGTCGACGCCACCAGGTCGGCCTACACCAACTCGGACCTCTACGGATGA
- the cobT gene encoding nicotinate mononucleotide-dependent phosphoribosyltransferase CobT, translated as MAFLSEVPSIRFSRPLFASVLGNTALSMVPGVSGAGSSPRMTVYTPILDAELITTGSITSMPYKPNTPTGCPTPAVITRSMMALAGIDPVFVNAGMFNPPTVPCIDVYGEAAGDPREGEAVPKARALFAAGERVGRHLSRCADFLVLGECVPGGTTTALCVLRALGYEARVSSSFIENPVGLKEEICRAVMEKVEKADIRDSLDVVRIGGDPMMPVAAGIASTYTGTLVFGGGTQMLAVDAVLKGLGKKTVPIATTEYVRRDASANVEAIAAAIGVKAYFVDPDFGTIGDTGIARYCEGEVKEGMGAGGAMFLARLMGHSPEEIRSAILSTAISFR; from the coding sequence ATGGCATTTCTCTCCGAGGTTCCCTCGATACGGTTCTCCAGGCCGCTCTTTGCGAGCGTGCTCGGGAACACCGCGCTCTCGATGGTGCCCGGCGTCTCCGGGGCCGGGTCGTCTCCCAGGATGACGGTCTACACCCCGATCCTGGACGCCGAACTGATCACCACCGGTTCGATCACCTCCATGCCCTACAAGCCGAACACTCCCACCGGGTGCCCGACGCCGGCGGTGATCACGCGGTCGATGATGGCCCTCGCCGGTATCGACCCGGTCTTCGTGAATGCCGGGATGTTCAATCCGCCGACCGTGCCCTGCATCGACGTGTACGGCGAGGCCGCGGGCGACCCCCGCGAGGGGGAGGCCGTGCCGAAGGCGCGGGCCCTCTTCGCCGCGGGCGAGCGGGTCGGCCGTCACCTTTCGCGCTGCGCCGATTTCCTCGTCCTCGGCGAGTGCGTCCCCGGCGGGACGACGACGGCCCTCTGCGTGCTGCGCGCCCTCGGCTACGAGGCGCGGGTGTCGAGCAGTTTCATCGAGAACCCGGTGGGCCTGAAGGAGGAGATCTGCCGGGCGGTGATGGAGAAGGTCGAAAAGGCTGATATCCGGGACTCCCTCGACGTCGTGCGGATCGGCGGCGACCCCATGATGCCGGTGGCCGCCGGTATTGCGAGTACCTATACGGGCACCCTGGTCTTTGGCGGGGGCACCCAGATGCTCGCCGTCGACGCCGTCCTGAAGGGCCTCGGGAAGAAGACGGTGCCCATTGCGACGACCGAGTACGTGCGCAGGGACGCCTCGGCGAACGTGGAGGCGATCGCGGCCGCGATCGGGGTGAAGGCCTATTTTGTCGATCCCGACTTCGGGACCATCGGCGACACCGGCATCGCCCGGTACTGCGAGGGCGAGGTGAAGGAGGGTATGGGTGCCGGCGGCGCCATGTTCCTGGCGCGGCTCATGGGCCACTCCCCTGAAGAGATCAGGTCCGCGATCCTCTCGACCGCGATCTCCTTCCGCTGA
- a CDS encoding YkgJ family cysteine cluster protein, translating into MRGVDDLADEVMKIGFACTRCGACCTEVSGDSNLVIVSPAEVRAVAGAAGIPADEVADPFPEYLDGEDGRRFTFDWCLRREGGRCRFLGDGRCRVYAARPWICRTYPFMLDGDRLIVSECPGLGRPIGREAAVALARALLDRQKAEAREEAGIRAVMEAVPVPSGSVAVIDSEGVWVVHG; encoded by the coding sequence ATGCGGGGAGTAGACGACCTCGCCGACGAGGTCATGAAGATCGGGTTCGCCTGTACGCGGTGCGGCGCCTGCTGCACCGAGGTCTCCGGGGACTCGAACCTTGTCATCGTCTCGCCGGCCGAGGTGCGGGCGGTGGCCGGGGCGGCGGGCATCCCTGCCGACGAGGTCGCGGACCCTTTCCCCGAATATCTGGACGGCGAGGACGGCCGGCGTTTCACCTTCGACTGGTGCCTGCGGCGCGAGGGCGGACGCTGCCGGTTTCTCGGCGATGGGCGGTGCAGGGTGTACGCCGCCCGTCCCTGGATCTGCCGGACCTACCCATTTATGCTCGACGGCGACCGACTGATCGTCTCGGAATGCCCGGGCCTCGGGCGGCCGATCGGTCGGGAGGCGGCGGTCGCCCTTGCCCGCGCCCTGCTCGATCGGCAGAAGGCTGAGGCCCGTGAGGAAGCAGGGATCAGGGCGGTCATGGAGGCCGTGCCGGTCCCGTCAGGAAGTGTTGCGGTGATTGACAGCGAAGGAGTGTGGGTCGTTCATGGGTGA
- a CDS encoding methyltransferase domain-containing protein: MDRGLSGGPTQDEVAAVALWHLGIVPGCAVADVGCGTGKIAVAAARTAGRVIAIDRRPEAVAVARQSADEAGADNIEVVCGEASEVLRTAGPLGAAFVGGSRDLEEVLGVLARTVRGRIVVDCVLLESLERAVKEMQRLGIFREAVSLQVARTRPLGTGLMFRPANPVWLVIGEVA, encoded by the coding sequence ATGGACAGGGGACTTTCGGGTGGCCCGACGCAGGACGAGGTGGCGGCCGTGGCACTCTGGCACCTCGGGATCGTGCCGGGGTGCGCCGTCGCCGATGTCGGGTGCGGGACCGGGAAGATCGCGGTCGCCGCCGCCCGCACGGCCGGACGGGTGATCGCGATCGACCGCCGCCCCGAGGCGGTCGCCGTGGCACGGCAGTCGGCCGACGAGGCCGGGGCCGACAATATTGAGGTGGTCTGCGGGGAGGCGTCGGAGGTTCTCAGAACCGCCGGCCCCCTCGGCGCCGCGTTCGTCGGGGGCTCCCGCGACCTCGAAGAGGTGCTCGGCGTCCTCGCCCGGACGGTGCGGGGCCGTATCGTCGTCGACTGCGTCCTCCTGGAGTCCCTGGAGCGGGCGGTGAAGGAGATGCAGAGACTCGGCATATTCAGGGAGGCCGTCTCCCTCCAGGTCGCCCGCACCCGCCCCCTCGGCACAGGCCTGATGTTCAGACCGGCGAACCCGGTCTGGCTCGTCATCGGGGAGGTGGCCTGA
- a CDS encoding nitroreductase family protein yields MYLGPNLGLTIIKTRHSIRQYKDEPIEEKIIQNALDCARLAPTARNEQPWLFGVVQDKETLAKIAGLADHGKFIAGAQVCFAVFGKRDAKYYLEDCSAATTQLILGLWAYGVGSCWVAGEKKEYAGDVRALLGVPEEYTLVSLLPAGYPKELTIAEKKDLDDLVFRERYSGN; encoded by the coding sequence ATGTATCTTGGTCCGAACCTTGGGCTTACCATCATCAAGACGCGTCACTCCATCAGGCAGTACAAGGATGAACCCATCGAGGAGAAGATCATCCAGAACGCCCTGGACTGCGCCCGTCTCGCCCCGACGGCCAGAAACGAGCAGCCGTGGCTCTTCGGCGTGGTCCAGGACAAGGAGACCCTCGCGAAGATCGCCGGTCTCGCCGACCACGGGAAGTTCATCGCCGGCGCCCAGGTCTGCTTCGCGGTCTTCGGCAAGAGGGACGCGAAATATTATCTGGAAGACTGCTCCGCGGCCACCACCCAGCTCATCCTCGGGCTGTGGGCCTATGGCGTCGGCTCCTGCTGGGTCGCCGGGGAGAAGAAGGAGTATGCCGGGGACGTGCGTGCGCTCCTCGGCGTCCCCGAGGAGTACACCCTCGTCTCCCTCCTCCCGGCCGGGTACCCGAAGGAGTTGACCATCGCCGAGAAGAAAGACCTGGACGACCTCGTCTTCCGGGAACGCTATTCCGGGAACTGA
- a CDS encoding TraB/GumN family protein — protein MGEIRLVGTAHVSEKSVEEVRATIEEFSPDIVGVELDPGRYSALRKEQAPPKVEEVLKAGNFSQILFQWTLAYLQRKIGMDVGVEPGAEMVAAIEEVESRGLPLALIDRDIRLTLARFWQGMTLWEKVKMVYALAVSLGGTEDQKVDIEALKNQDVVAVALEEFRKFSPNGARALIDERDAYLARRLLDLSRRYDRVMAVIGAGHVRGVERYLAAPDLLPSDAELTAAPKTYPWGKILGGIVVVIFALLIISIAFSGVGAGVLVWAVLYWVLINGVLAAAFTLAAGGHPLSAATAFAVAWATSLNPLVAAGWFAALTEAKIRKPSAADFQKIMDAANFSEMRKVPIFRVVLVAALANVGSTLGTIAYFAFISPILGIDPTVIIPQGFANFVGWLGSLLPF, from the coding sequence ATGGGTGAGATCAGGCTTGTCGGAACGGCGCATGTATCGGAGAAGAGCGTCGAAGAGGTGCGGGCGACGATCGAGGAGTTCTCGCCCGATATCGTCGGGGTCGAACTCGATCCCGGAAGATATTCGGCTCTCCGGAAGGAGCAGGCGCCGCCGAAGGTCGAAGAGGTCCTGAAGGCCGGGAACTTCTCGCAGATCCTTTTCCAGTGGACTCTGGCCTATCTCCAGCGCAAGATCGGGATGGACGTCGGGGTGGAACCGGGCGCGGAGATGGTCGCTGCCATCGAGGAGGTGGAGAGCCGCGGCCTGCCCCTGGCTCTCATCGACCGCGATATCAGGCTGACCCTGGCCCGGTTCTGGCAGGGGATGACCCTCTGGGAGAAGGTGAAAATGGTCTACGCCCTGGCGGTCTCTCTCGGCGGGACCGAGGACCAGAAAGTGGACATCGAGGCCCTGAAGAACCAGGACGTCGTCGCCGTGGCTCTGGAGGAGTTCAGGAAGTTCTCGCCGAACGGGGCGCGGGCCCTCATCGACGAGAGGGACGCCTATCTTGCCCGCCGCCTTCTCGACCTCTCGCGGCGCTACGACCGGGTGATGGCGGTGATCGGCGCCGGGCACGTGCGGGGCGTGGAGCGTTACCTTGCGGCGCCCGACCTCCTCCCGTCGGACGCGGAACTCACCGCGGCGCCGAAGACGTACCCCTGGGGGAAGATCCTGGGTGGGATCGTCGTCGTGATCTTCGCCCTGCTCATCATCTCGATCGCCTTCTCGGGTGTCGGGGCAGGTGTGCTCGTCTGGGCGGTCCTGTACTGGGTGCTCATCAACGGCGTCCTTGCGGCGGCCTTCACCCTTGCCGCGGGCGGCCACCCCCTCTCGGCGGCGACGGCCTTTGCGGTGGCGTGGGCGACGTCTCTCAACCCCCTCGTCGCCGCGGGCTGGTTTGCGGCGTTGACGGAGGCGAAGATCAGGAAACCTTCGGCCGCGGACTTCCAGAAGATCATGGACGCCGCAAACTTCTCGGAGATGCGGAAAGTTCCGATCTTCCGGGTGGTGCTTGTCGCCGCCCTCGCCAATGTGGGCTCGACTCTCGGGACGATCGCCTACTTCGCGTTCATCTCCCCGATTCTCGGGATCGACCCGACGGTGATCATCCCGCAGGGCTTTGCAAACTTTGTCGGATGGCTCGGCAGTCTCCTGCCGTTCTAA
- the tnpB gene encoding IS200/IS605 family element RNA-guided endonuclease TnpB, with translation MYPSREQVTLLMRHIHACRFVYNNSLEQKIRAYEQEGRKLSCFDLNNRLPALKEEHPWLKEVNSQSLQSANKNLDNAFTRFFREKKGFPRFKSKKNPVQSFQVPQHYRVNFKQRKIKFPKIGEFKTVFHRVFTGKMKYATVSVTSTKKWFVSILVDDGVAEPAPAPFSLDTTIGIDVGLKDFATLSTGEKIENPHYMKTSLQRLKVLQRMVSRKKKGSKNREKAIQRLARCHEKTANQRNDFLHKLSFRVVSENQAIAVESLNVGGMMKNHHLAQGIGDVSWSMFFTMLEYKCQRYGKTLLKIGRFDPSSKICSNCGYLKQDLALSDREWICPDCGTHHDRDINAAINIKKFALQEQNLVGVSGAERTVEPVDSPQ, from the coding sequence ATGTACCCTTCTAGGGAGCAGGTAACGCTCCTCATGAGACACATCCATGCCTGTCGGTTTGTGTACAACAATTCTCTGGAGCAGAAGATCCGGGCATACGAACAGGAAGGTCGAAAACTCTCCTGCTTCGACCTGAACAACCGTCTTCCCGCACTCAAAGAAGAACACCCGTGGCTCAAGGAAGTGAACTCCCAGTCACTTCAGAGTGCAAACAAGAACCTCGACAACGCCTTCACCCGCTTCTTCAGGGAGAAGAAGGGATTTCCCCGGTTCAAGTCGAAGAAAAATCCAGTACAGTCTTTTCAGGTGCCGCAGCATTATCGCGTGAACTTCAAGCAGAGGAAGATCAAATTCCCAAAGATTGGTGAGTTTAAGACCGTCTTCCACCGCGTCTTCACCGGCAAGATGAAGTACGCCACTGTTTCCGTGACTTCCACCAAAAAATGGTTTGTCAGCATCCTTGTCGATGACGGGGTGGCCGAGCCAGCACCTGCACCGTTCTCTCTGGACACCACCATCGGGATCGATGTCGGGCTGAAGGACTTCGCAACCCTCTCTACCGGAGAGAAGATCGAGAACCCCCACTACATGAAGACCTCCCTTCAGCGCCTGAAAGTGTTGCAGCGGATGGTTTCGCGGAAGAAGAAAGGATCGAAGAACCGGGAGAAGGCGATCCAGAGACTTGCCCGGTGCCATGAGAAGACCGCCAACCAGAGAAACGATTTCCTGCACAAACTCTCTTTTCGAGTCGTGAGCGAGAACCAAGCCATTGCAGTGGAATCGTTGAATGTTGGTGGGATGATGAAGAATCATCATCTGGCGCAGGGGATCGGGGATGTTTCGTGGAGCATGTTCTTCACGATGCTGGAATACAAGTGTCAGAGGTACGGGAAGACGCTCCTGAAGATCGGGAGATTCGATCCCTCCTCAAAGATATGCAGTAACTGTGGGTATCTCAAACAGGATCTTGCCCTCTCTGACAGAGAATGGATCTGTCCCGATTGCGGTACCCATCACGACCGCGATATCAACGCGGCGATCAATATCAAGAAGTTCGCCCTGCAAGAACAGAACCTTGTCGGGGTATCAGGTGCGGAACGCACCGTTGAGCCTGTGGACTCGCCTCAGTAG
- a CDS encoding GMP synthase subunit A, with the protein MLPIFVVNNHGQFNHLIHRKLRDLEIEVAMVPNTTSPAEVEKGCRGIILGGGPTLERAGNAAAYLDLGLPVLGICLGLHIIATARGGIVGPGAHGGYGGVAVEIAGKSEILAGYPDQIHVWASHADEVKAVPEGFAVYARSDICPVEAMGSETDRIYGVQWHPEVSHTENGDLVFRNFERICGE; encoded by the coding sequence ATGCTTCCCATTTTTGTCGTGAACAACCATGGGCAATTCAACCACCTCATCCACCGCAAACTGCGGGACCTGGAGATAGAGGTGGCGATGGTCCCGAACACCACCTCTCCGGCCGAAGTCGAGAAGGGGTGCAGGGGGATCATTCTCGGCGGCGGGCCCACGCTTGAACGCGCCGGCAACGCTGCTGCGTACCTGGACCTCGGACTGCCGGTGCTCGGCATCTGTCTCGGTCTCCATATCATCGCGACGGCACGCGGCGGCATCGTCGGGCCGGGCGCCCACGGCGGGTACGGCGGCGTCGCCGTCGAGATCGCCGGGAAGAGCGAGATCCTCGCGGGCTACCCGGACCAGATCCATGTCTGGGCCTCGCACGCGGACGAAGTCAAGGCGGTCCCCGAGGGCTTCGCGGTCTATGCCCGGTCGGACATCTGCCCTGTCGAGGCGATGGGGTCTGAGACGGACCGCATCTACGGGGTCCAGTGGCACCCCGAGGTGAGTCACACCGAGAACGGCGACCTGGTCTTCCGCAACTTCGAGAGGATATGCGGGGAGTAG
- the cobJ gene encoding precorrin-3B C(17)-methyltransferase — protein MPPSPSQNKSGKLSVVGIGPGGMAQMTGRAVEAIKEAEYVVGNAFYLDQIAPLLPGKEVVRSSMGREVDRAKACIDLARDHRVVMVSGGDPGIYGMASIVLEVLDRAGETVDWEVVPGVTASCAGASLLGSPLSGDHVTLSLSDLLTPWEEIEHRLDLAFQMGVPIVLYNPKSHGRPENLGRALAIAARHLPPETPVGLVRNAYRDGQETATTTLGALAEDDAAVDMRTAVFIGGKETFAMKDGGMLTPRGYGRKYVY, from the coding sequence CTGCCACCTTCACCCTCGCAAAATAAATCAGGAAAACTCTCCGTCGTGGGCATCGGCCCCGGCGGTATGGCGCAGATGACAGGCAGGGCCGTGGAGGCGATCAAGGAGGCGGAGTACGTCGTCGGGAACGCCTTCTACCTGGACCAGATCGCCCCCCTCCTGCCGGGAAAAGAGGTGGTCAGGAGTTCGATGGGCCGCGAGGTCGACAGGGCGAAGGCGTGCATCGACCTCGCCCGCGACCACCGGGTCGTCATGGTGAGCGGCGGCGACCCCGGCATCTACGGGATGGCGAGCATCGTCCTCGAAGTGCTGGACCGCGCCGGGGAGACGGTGGACTGGGAGGTCGTGCCTGGCGTCACGGCGTCCTGCGCAGGCGCCTCCCTCCTCGGGTCGCCCCTCTCCGGCGACCATGTCACCCTCTCCCTCTCCGACCTGCTCACCCCCTGGGAGGAGATCGAGCACCGCCTCGACCTCGCCTTCCAGATGGGCGTGCCGATCGTGCTCTACAACCCGAAGAGCCACGGACGGCCGGAGAACCTGGGCCGCGCCCTTGCGATCGCCGCCCGCCACCTCCCGCCGGAGACGCCGGTGGGTCTTGTGCGGAACGCCTACCGGGACGGCCAGGAGACGGCGACAACGACCCTCGGCGCCCTTGCGGAGGACGACGCCGCGGTGGACATGCGCACGGCCGTCTTCATCGGCGGGAAGGAGACCTTTGCGATGAAGGACGGCGGCATGCTGACGCCGCGGGGGTATGGGAGGAAGTATGTATATTGA
- a CDS encoding cobalt-factor II C(20)-methyltransferase has protein sequence MLVGVGIGPGDPELLTVRAARLIREADAVFVPGRVAATIIAPYRTDVEVLSFPMTDDEAYISRCIEENAERIAPHARDGLAVFCILGDPNFYGTFSRLTEVLAARHPNVACSTVPGISAITAFASVAGVHVAGGIGVSDGSEEEARLLLKVKRPQETAARLRTEGFDDFVLVEKMYMDGQQVVRNDALPEESSYFSVLFARKKR, from the coding sequence GTGCTCGTCGGCGTGGGCATCGGCCCCGGCGACCCCGAACTCCTCACCGTCAGGGCGGCACGCCTGATCAGGGAGGCGGACGCCGTCTTCGTGCCGGGCAGGGTGGCGGCGACGATCATCGCCCCGTACCGCACCGACGTCGAGGTCCTCTCCTTCCCGATGACCGACGACGAAGCGTATATCTCCCGGTGCATCGAGGAGAACGCTGAGAGGATCGCCCCCCATGCGCGGGACGGCCTTGCGGTCTTCTGCATCCTCGGCGACCCGAACTTCTACGGCACCTTCTCCCGCCTGACAGAGGTGCTCGCCGCCCGCCACCCTAACGTGGCGTGCTCGACAGTCCCTGGCATCAGCGCCATCACCGCCTTCGCCTCGGTCGCGGGCGTCCATGTCGCCGGCGGCATCGGGGTGAGCGACGGGTCCGAGGAGGAGGCGCGTCTCCTCCTGAAGGTGAAGAGGCCGCAGGAGACGGCCGCCCGTCTCCGCACCGAGGGCTTCGACGACTTCGTGCTGGTCGAGAAGATGTACATGGACGGCCAGCAGGTCGTCAGGAACGACGCCCTCCCGGAGGAGAGCAGTTACTTCAGCGTCCTGTTTGCGAGGAAGAAGAGATGA